The Coleofasciculus sp. FACHB-1120 DNA segment TGATGAAAAGCAAATTCTGGCAGTTGATGGTATTTCCTTCAAACTGAGTCGCGGGCAGACTTTGGGCATTGTGGGAGAGTCGGGATCGGGTAAATCGGTGACTTCCCTCGCCGTCATGGGTCTGGTGCCAACTCCGGGCAGGATTAGCGGCGGTGAAATTTGGTTTCAAAACTCACAGGAACGAGGCGGATCTGTAGTAAATTTGCGGGATCTGAGTGCAGAGGAGTTGCGGAAATATCGGGGTGGTCAGATTTCGATGATTTTCCAGGAACCGATGAGTTCCCTAAACCCAGTTTTTACCTGTGGGTTTCAGTTAGTCGAAGCAATCCGTCAGCATCAAAATGTAACGCCTGCCGAGGCGAGGCGGCAAGCGATCGCACGTCTCCAAGAAGTCAAACTCCTCGCTAACGATGAAGACATGCGGCAACGCTATCTAGAAGAAAGACCAGAAGCCAGAAGAGATAGCGAAGCAGAAATTAATCAGCAGATCAATCAGCAAAAATTGGCAATGCTGGATCGCTACCCCCACGAACTCTCCGGCGGGCAATTGCAACGGATGATGATTGCAATGGCAATTTCCTGCAATCCAGCGGTGTTGATTGCTGACGAACCGACGACCGCTTTGGATGTAACGGTACAAGCAACGATTCTGGATCTGTTGCGGGAGTTACGCGACGCCCGTGGGATGTCGATGATGTTTATCGGTCACGACTTGGGGGTGATTGCTGAAATTGCCGACGTTGTCGCCGTGATGTATCAAGGCAAAATTGTTGAATACGGCTCGGTCGAACAAATTTTTTCTAACCCCCAACATCCTTACACCAAAGGTTTGTTAGCCTGTCGCCCCAGCCTCACCCGCCGGTTGAAATACCTGCCGACCGTCGCTGACTTTATGGAAGTGGTGAAAACACCCAGCGGCGAAATTGAGATTCGAGAAAAAACAGGCGTCAAGAGTCAGGAATCAGAAGAAATTCTGGGTTCAACTCAAAACTTAGAAGCGATAGATCGCATCTCTACCACTGAAAAAGCTCTACTCTCTGTCCGCGACCTCCAAGTTGGCTTTCCAATCCAGGGAATGTTTGGTCAAACCAAACGTTATTTAATGGCGGTGAATGGCATCTCATTTGATGTTTATCCCGGTGAAACGCTGGGATTGGTGGGAGAATCTGGCTGTGGCAAAAGTACCTTAGCGCGTACTATCCTGCGCTTGATCGAACCGACAAGCGGGCAGATCGAGTTTGAAGGGGAAGATATTACAAAAGTCAGTAATCGGCGGCTGCGGCAATTGCGGCGCGAGATGCAAATTGTCTTCCAAAATCCTTTTAGTTCTCTCGATCCGCGTCTAAAAATCGGAGATGCGGTGATGGAACCGCTACAAATTCATCACTATGGGAAGAATTCTAAGGAACGACGCGATCGCGCAGCCTATCTCTTAGAGCGTGTAGGCTTAAATGCTGCCTGGATGAATCGCTATCCCCACGAGTTTTCTGGCGGACAGCGCCAGCGGGTTTGTATTGCTCGTGCTTTGGCACTCAATCCCAAATTCATCATCTGCGACGAATCTGTCTCGGCGCTAGATGTCTCCGTACAGGCGCAAGTGCTGAATTTGCTGAAAGAAGTCCAAAGCGAATTTGGCTTAACTTACATCTTTATTTCCCATGACTTGAGCGTGGTGAAATTTATGAGCGATCGCATCATGGTCATGAATCGAGGCAAAATCGAAGAAATTGGCTCCGCTGAAAATCTCTACCGCGAACCGAAGCAAGAATACACGCGCCAGTTAATTGCCGCCATTCCTACCGGGAGTCTAGAACAGATTCAGCAGCGTCAGCAAGACCGAATCAAGATATCAGCAGGAGGGCGAGAAATCGTTAGTTAAGTATCCATCTTAGGTTTAGCTTAGCTGATACCGTAGTGACTTGTTAGCTTTACTCGCTGGGTTTATACGTATGAATTGAGCGATCGCTTATTCTGTCCTTATTCAAAACCACCCAGTGCTTCTAAAAGAAAAGCCGCATTTCCGACCAAACTTGAATGATTCAAATCTCTATAGTTAAAATCAATTAAAGTTGACGTAACACAGTTGGAGCTATAGCAATGACTGAAAATAGACCCTACATTGGTCTAAAAACTAGGGATATTGCGCTCGCCTATTTGTTGCTGCGAATTCTTATCGGCGTGAATTACTTTAATCACGGGTTTACTCGCATCGGCAATATTCCCGGTTTTGCTGAAAACACTGTCAACCAACTTGCAAATTCTTATTTCCCGGAATTTTTGGTAAGGATCAATTCTTACTTAGTACCCCCAGTTGAATTAATTGTGGGAGTGTTGATCACGCTCGGATTAGCAACGCGAAGCGCCCTAATAGCAACATTTATCCTGATGATCATCTTGATGATGGGCGTCACATCCATACAAAACTGGGGTGCAGCACAAACGATGCTTATTTACGGGATTGTGCTATTCATCTTGCTAGCTGGTAGTAGCTTCAATATTTACTCCCTCGATCGCTGGCTTGCCAATAGGCGGACTGTTGCAGGTTCAGGAGAGCATCGCGACAAAAACATACTCAACTTTGCCAACAACTTTTGGGCAAGACGCAGACGACAAAAACGTTTGCCTACTTATACCAGTTCTAAATGATTAGTGAAAGCAAAATCCCCAACTTCTCGAAGAAGCCGGGGATTTAAACTTCTGACACCTCGCAACTCAAATAGGATGGCTATATACCAGTTTTAAATAAAGGAATTGCTCATCCTGATTCCTTTTCTTGGCGCTATCCTTCTATTCTCCAAACTCTCTTTTTGAAGATACTGACTTAAAAAGGGGGTTTGGAGGAGCTGATGTCTCGTCCGCATTACGCATTCACTGGAGTTTTCACCTCTTGTGGCTGTTGGAGCTTCGCATCTTCTGCCATAAACTCTGCCAACTGCGCCTCAATTTGCTCTTTAACAATCTGGCGATACTCTACAAAATGCTCGATTTGAGCGCAAACTGCTAAATAACTGCTGATTCCACCTCGATTGTGTCGATACATACTAAACAAGTTGCGCCAGAACTGCCAACGAGTTTTACGAAGTACGCCTTGTCGCCAACAAATGATTAATAATGCTCGAATCACAACCCAATCTATTTTCTTCTTCGCACGTTTGCCCTTATTCGGATACGTCGCTTCTCCTAAGATGCGAAAGTGACGGTAAGTACGGTCTAAAAAACGCTCTGGATCGTACAATGTCCAAAATGCATCGATGTATTCGCGGGCAATATCTTCTAGGGGGCGTGTGGGCACGAAATTCATCAATGTTGTTTGATTGATGTTGGCGGATTCGCCTCGGAGACGTCCTTCTTTCTTTAACCGATGCCAAAGGGCTGTATCGGGTAAAGCTTGCAACATACTAAATAAAGCGGTGGGAATCGCCGTTTTCTCGACAAAATTGACAATGCGATCGCCTGCACCGGGTTTTTCTCCATCAAAGCCGACGATAAACCCAGCCATCACCCGCAATCCCGATCGCGCGATCGCTTGAACGGAATCACTTAATGAATCTCGCGTATTTTGGAACTTCTGAGTTAGTGCTAAACTCTCCTCATCCGGTGTTTCAATTCCTAAAAACACCGCCCCAAAATTACACTGAACCATCATATCCATCAATTCTTGATCTTTTGCCAAATCCACCGATGCTTCCGTAGCAAAAGAGAAAGGATACTGATGTTCCACCATCCACGGTTGCAACTCTTTCAGGAATAACTTGACATTCCGCTTATTCCCGATAAAATTGTCATCCACCATAAAGATGCTACGTCGCCAACCCAACTCATAAAGGCGTTCTAATTCTGCTAATAATTGAGATGGCGTTTTTGTCCGCGGTTTGCGTCCGTAAAGGACAATAATGTCGCAGAATTCGCATTGAAATGGGCATCCCCGCGAAAACTGCACAGACATTTCTGAATAAGCGTCAAAATCCAGTAAATCAAAGCGGGGAACGGGTGTGGAACTGACATCCGGCTTCTCTCCTCCCGCCCGAAAAGTTCCTGAAGTTTCGCCACGTTGCACTGCCTCCACAAACATCGGCAGGGTGATTTCCCCTTCATCCAAAATCAAATAATCTGCGCCTACCGATTCTACTTCTTGAGGTAAAGCGGTGGGATAAGGGCCGCCGACTGCGACTAACTTACCCCTTTGCTTTGCTTCTTTGATTTGATCTAGCAAATCTTCTTTTTGGACAATCATTGCCGACAGAATTACTAAATCTGCCCATGCCCATTCAGCTTCAGTTATTTGGGTAACATTTCTATCTACTAGCTTAAACTCCCACTCTTGGGGCAAAATTGCGGCAACTGTCACTAAACCCAAAGGCGGTAACATTGCCTTACGATTTAGCAAAGCCAAAGTTTTCTCAAAAGACCAAAAACTTTTAGGAAATAGCGGATATAGAAGTAAAACTCGCATGAAATGTCAATCCTCACGCTTAATTGGTAATTGATGATTAGTAATGGGTAAAGAACTTTTTACCCATTATCAACTTGCTATCACGCACTCGCACCGACACTTT contains these protein-coding regions:
- a CDS encoding ABC transporter ATP-binding protein, which encodes MSDTVLDIRNLQVQFLTDEKQILAVDGISFKLSRGQTLGIVGESGSGKSVTSLAVMGLVPTPGRISGGEIWFQNSQERGGSVVNLRDLSAEELRKYRGGQISMIFQEPMSSLNPVFTCGFQLVEAIRQHQNVTPAEARRQAIARLQEVKLLANDEDMRQRYLEERPEARRDSEAEINQQINQQKLAMLDRYPHELSGGQLQRMMIAMAISCNPAVLIADEPTTALDVTVQATILDLLRELRDARGMSMMFIGHDLGVIAEIADVVAVMYQGKIVEYGSVEQIFSNPQHPYTKGLLACRPSLTRRLKYLPTVADFMEVVKTPSGEIEIREKTGVKSQESEEILGSTQNLEAIDRISTTEKALLSVRDLQVGFPIQGMFGQTKRYLMAVNGISFDVYPGETLGLVGESGCGKSTLARTILRLIEPTSGQIEFEGEDITKVSNRRLRQLRREMQIVFQNPFSSLDPRLKIGDAVMEPLQIHHYGKNSKERRDRAAYLLERVGLNAAWMNRYPHEFSGGQRQRVCIARALALNPKFIICDESVSALDVSVQAQVLNLLKEVQSEFGLTYIFISHDLSVVKFMSDRIMVMNRGKIEEIGSAENLYREPKQEYTRQLIAAIPTGSLEQIQQRQQDRIKISAGGREIVS
- a CDS encoding DoxX family protein, with the translated sequence MTENRPYIGLKTRDIALAYLLLRILIGVNYFNHGFTRIGNIPGFAENTVNQLANSYFPEFLVRINSYLVPPVELIVGVLITLGLATRSALIATFILMIILMMGVTSIQNWGAAQTMLIYGIVLFILLAGSSFNIYSLDRWLANRRTVAGSGEHRDKNILNFANNFWARRRRQKRLPTYTSSK
- a CDS encoding B12-binding domain-containing radical SAM protein, whose translation is MRVLLLYPLFPKSFWSFEKTLALLNRKAMLPPLGLVTVAAILPQEWEFKLVDRNVTQITEAEWAWADLVILSAMIVQKEDLLDQIKEAKQRGKLVAVGGPYPTALPQEVESVGADYLILDEGEITLPMFVEAVQRGETSGTFRAGGEKPDVSSTPVPRFDLLDFDAYSEMSVQFSRGCPFQCEFCDIIVLYGRKPRTKTPSQLLAELERLYELGWRRSIFMVDDNFIGNKRNVKLFLKELQPWMVEHQYPFSFATEASVDLAKDQELMDMMVQCNFGAVFLGIETPDEESLALTQKFQNTRDSLSDSVQAIARSGLRVMAGFIVGFDGEKPGAGDRIVNFVEKTAIPTALFSMLQALPDTALWHRLKKEGRLRGESANINQTTLMNFVPTRPLEDIAREYIDAFWTLYDPERFLDRTYRHFRILGEATYPNKGKRAKKKIDWVVIRALLIICWRQGVLRKTRWQFWRNLFSMYRHNRGGISSYLAVCAQIEHFVEYRQIVKEQIEAQLAEFMAEDAKLQQPQEVKTPVNA